A stretch of DNA from Planctomycetota bacterium:
GGGTTTCCGCCGAAGGTATTGGCATGCGCGCCAGCGACCCATTTATCCATAATGCTTGCCTTGGCGACAATGGCGCTTAAAGGCATCCCGGAAGCGATGCCTTTGGCAATGCAGGTAATATCCGGGACGACTTTCCAGTGCTCAGCGGCGAACATCTTGCCGGTACGGCCCATGCCGGACTGGACTTCGTCAACGACAAGGAGAATGCCGAATTCATCGCAAAGTTTCCGCAAGGCAGGCAGATAATCCGGAGGAGGAACCACGTAGCCGCCTTCGCCCTGGATGGGCTCGATAATTAGCGCGGCCACTTCTTCAGGAGGAACAGTCTTATTAAAAAGGACATCCTTCAAGTAATTCAAACAATAGAGGTTGCACTTCGGGTGAGTCAGGTTAAAAACACACCGGTAGCAATAGGGATAGTTAATATGGGTAACTTCGGAAAGCAGCGGCGCGTAATAACGGCGCTGGACTATTTTACTGGAGGTAATGGAAAGAGCAGCCATAGTCCTGCCGTGGAAAGCGCCGATATAACCGACATAACGCGGGCGGCGCGTGGAATAGCGGGCCAATTTCATGGCGGCTTCGACCGATTCCGCACCGGTATTTGCCAGGAACGCCTTTTTGGCCATATTGCCGGGCGTGATTTGGGCAAGCTTTTCCGCCAGATCGGATTGATGATGGTAATAAAAATCCGTGCCAATCATGTGAAGAAGTTCTGCGGACTGTTCCTGGATTGCCTGGACGATTTCCGGATGGCAATGGCCGGTATTGCAAACGGCGACTCCGGCGGTAAAATCGAAATACCGGTTGCCGTCTTCATCTTCGATAGTCATGCCATAACCGCGTTTCGCCACCAGGGGATACGCCCTGGTATACGACGGGGAAATGTATTTTTTATCCTTGGCTAAAACCTTTTTCGCCATCGGGCCAGGGGGAGCAACCACAATCCTGGGTGATTCTCTTTCGGTCATATTCAATCCTCCATCTCTCATGGGCCAGGACTATAGTCCAAGCCGCAACTCTTCTATAAAACACCCTGACATGATTTATTTGCCTCTTATTATAAACCTAAAATACCGCCGAAGACAAGAAAATTAGGTCAAAAGCGGATTTTGGCAATCAGTGAAATTCATATCAATCCACGTCAAGATTTAAAGCGTTTTTATAAAGAATAATTACTTGCCATCGCCAAAACCGTAGCCCCCCACCAAAGAGCGTAACCTGACCGTACAAAGGACGTATCCCGACCGTACGAATGGCGTATCCTGACCCTACAAAGGGTGTATCCCGACCGTAGTAACTATGGCTACCATCCCTACCAAGAGCGTATCCCGACCGTACAAAGGACGTATTCCGACCGTATGAATGGCGTATCCTGACCGTACAAAGGGTGTATCCCGACCGTAGTAACTATGGCTACCATCCCTACCAAGAGCGTATCCCGACCATACGAATGGCGTAACCTGACCGTACAAAGGGCGTATCCTGACCCTACAAAGGGTGTTTATATAGGGTAGAGAGGGGGGGTAGTGGTCTGGAAGGCGAAAAATCTCTCCAATCCCTTATAAATCAAGATGATACAAATTATGATTAGCCATAACCCCTGCCAAATTCGGACTTAGAGCGTATTTTATACCCATTGTTTGTCAGATTGTCATGCCAGAGGCAGATTCGCCTGTTTCGGCGAACCTTTCCGCCTTTAACGAGACCTCGCCTACGGGCTGGCATCCCTGTGGGACGGGAGGCTCACTAAAAGCGACAAGTTCCGCATGATACTTATGAAAGCTGTAAAAACCTTAACTACTGGTTCATGACATTTGAATTTAGTGGTACGGTTGTCTGGTTGCCCCCCTTTGATAAAACGGGGGTAAGGGGGGATTTTAAATCTCCTCTAACCCCTCTTTTTCACCTCGTGCCGAGCGCTCGGTGCGAGGCAAAGAGGGGAAAAGCCCTACTGCTAAAGACAATTGTCATATACCAATATGGATAGTCAACTTAAGCAGTAAAACGTCACCCTGAATTCAGAGGCTGGGTCACATCAGCCAAAATAGACCTCCTGCATAATAACCCCGCCGAGGCTTGGCGGGACGGCAATAAGATGACGGATTTTCAGCAGAACTCAACAGGCTATTTGATAATGCTTGCGTAAAATAGAAATAAGTTCATTGAAGTTTTTAATAGAATAGCGCGGTTTTGTTTTACCCTTAATCAAAGCATACTTATCCACTTTCCGGACAAGAACGGTTATCATGCCTATTTTATTAGGCGGATCGATATCAAGCAAAGGATGATTACCCACGTAAACGGCCTCTTCCGGGCTAATATCCAGTTCCGCACAAACGCGCTGGTATAATTTTGGGTTAGGTTTGGAAATGCCTATCTGGTCCGAAAGGAAAATCGCGGCAGGCGTCAAATACGGTAAAATCCCCAGGCGGATGAGTTTTTCCGATTGTTTTATTTCCAGCCCGTCGGAAATAATCCCGCGGATAAGGTCTGTTTTGGCCAAACGGCGCAACATTGGAATAACATCCGGGAAAGGATTAAGCGCGCGGAATTTGGTCTCGTGATAAGCAACCACTCCGGCCGCCACGATAATTGCCGGATTTACCCCCTCATAACAACGTTTAGGCACCCGAAGAAGCAGTTTATTGAAATGATGCTCATAATTCGAAGAAAACTCCCTGATAACCTCATCAAGCTCTTTTACAAGGGAAGCATGCGGGACATGCAAACCGGCTTTAATCATCGCGGATACGCTGTTTTTCCTGGCGCGCACGGCAAATTCAGAGGTGGAATGCAACGTATCGTCTATATCAAAGAAAACGGCTTTGAGCATTTATTGGAGGCAATTACTCTCGTTCTTTTTCTATTTCCGACAGTTCAATAATCTGCGCTTTCATCATGATGAGCAGATTTTGCTTATCGTCACTGTTAATCTCTCTGCGGAACAAAGACCCTATCAACGGGACCTTGTTTAAAACCGGAGTACCCTGTTTAGTGATCGTATTACGGCCTCTCTTTAATCCGCCCAAAATTATCGTCCCTTTATCAGGCACGACAACCGAAGTGCGGGCGCGCTCAATTCCCAACCGCGGCAATTGGATAAAGAATCCTGCAAAACCAGCATCAATCTGATCTTGCGGGATTTCTACGCCGTTCTGGAAGTCAAAATTCCTCATCGCTTCCAAAGATATCAGGGTTGATAAAGTATGCAAGGTGATATATTTGCGGTCATAACTCATCACCGGCATGACATCAAGAACGACACCCAGCTGAAGAGTATCCAGGACCGGGTCGTAAGCAAGGACACCGGCAATGGCATCCAGGTCGCGGATATAAGAACGCTGTTCAAGAAAAACGACATAAGAACGCTGGGCATTCAATGCGACTATTTTCGGAGAATTAAGCGAAATTACTTTCTGCTTTTTTTCCAGGGCGCGGAGGATAAAGTTCAAATCGTTCGTATCGTTCGGGCGGATTACGGAAATACGGGCGCCTACTCCTCCGGCGTTAGCCAGCCGTGAACCGCCAACAACCGCAGCGGGATCCTGAACACCACCAACGCTAAAAGGATAATCACCCCTGAACCTGAAATCAAACGTGGTATTACCGGACTGCCCGGCCGGGCGTGCAAACCCAGCAGCACCACCGCCAACCACTGCGCCGGCACCTGCGGTATCCTTTAAATTAATATTTAATTCTTCCAAAAAATCATCCGTTACGCCTAAAAAATTCGCATCAACCGCAATCATCGTGCCCGCAAATGAGCGCAATGTCTTCAAAAAATCATTCACCTCTTTTTGCGCCTGCAAGGTATGTATAACCATCAGCTTGTTAGAACCGATTTGTGTGATTCCGGTCCCTTTAATAATGTTATCCTGATTTTGACCGTCTTCCCAAGTGCCGTTGAAAACATTCTGCCGAATAAGGTTCATCAATTTATCCATTTCAAGAATCGGTTTTGTAGGAAGTTCGACCGGCGGAGGAACCGGGAAATTAACGCCTGCCGCGGTTTGAAAAGGGCTTTCCACGGAAGGCCCCTCAAAATTCTGGACCTGATACACCAAATCATCCACATGATAAACTTTTACCTGCTTTTCAGGGGTCGCTTCATCTTTTTTAACCACCCACAAAGCTTTATCACGGAATATATATGATAGCCCATATTGCTTTAAAGCCAGTTCAAGCGCATAATCCAGTGATGTATTAGTAAGGCTGAAACGTTTCCTTTCGGCAGTGATAGCCTCACGCGCATCCGCGCCGTAATAAATAGGTATATTATACCGCTGACCGATAAATTCCAGTTGCTCTTCAAGCCCGTGGTCATCATTGACAGTAATAGTATCGCGTGCGGTTTCCAAAGTGCGCTGCATTTCCAAGACATCCGGGTCTTCAGTTATTTTTTCTTCAATCAAGCCAATCGGTTCACGGCGCAAGGCTTTTTCCCATATTTCGGGATCATACTCGATAAAAGGCGAACTTGCATAAGGAATTAGGGCCTCATCAAACTCTTCCTGGAACATCTTCCAAGTCATTACCCGGCGTTTCAGGTAGTCAACCCTGGCTTCTTTATGCTGTGCATACTGGCAATCATTCTTAAGTGACTGTGCCGGCTTGAAAGTGGGCAGCAAAACCAATATTTTATCTGCCAAACGTTCCGCCTCTTTATAACGCTGTTCTTCGAAGTTTAAAACAGCCTCTTCAAACAGCCTTTTTATTTTCAAGTTGAATTCAGCACGCTGGCGTTCTTCTTCTTCCTTGGCAAGTGTTTCGGCGGCACGCCGTTGCTGGATAGACAGCATATCCTGCTGCACTTTTAAACGCTCCTGGGCGATTTTCAAACGTTCCTTGGCCTGTTCCCGGTATTTAGAAACCGTTTGGAATCCGTATGGGTCCCATTTCAATTTCTCCTCTATCGTTTCGTATTCGCTGATTGATTCCTTAAAATTTTCTTCCCGCATATATTCCTCGGCTTTCAGGAAGTGGTTGCGGATTTCTATTTCAATCTGCTGAACTTTTATTTCCAGGCGGTTCTGGGCATCCTCCAAAACGGTTTTATATTCGCCTGCCCTATCGCCGAAAAGGAGACGCCGCAAATCAATCAAC
This window harbors:
- a CDS encoding HAD-IA family hydrolase, coding for MLKAVFFDIDDTLHSTSEFAVRARKNSVSAMIKAGLHVPHASLVKELDEVIREFSSNYEHHFNKLLLRVPKRCYEGVNPAIIVAAGVVAYHETKFRALNPFPDVIPMLRRLAKTDLIRGIISDGLEIKQSEKLIRLGILPYLTPAAIFLSDQIGISKPNPKLYQRVCAELDISPEEAVYVGNHPLLDIDPPNKIGMITVLVRKVDKYALIKGKTKPRYSIKNFNELISILRKHYQIAC
- a CDS encoding acetyl ornithine aminotransferase family protein: MTERESPRIVVAPPGPMAKKVLAKDKKYISPSYTRAYPLVAKRGYGMTIEDEDGNRYFDFTAGVAVCNTGHCHPEIVQAIQEQSAELLHMIGTDFYYHHQSDLAEKLAQITPGNMAKKAFLANTGAESVEAAMKLARYSTRRPRYVGYIGAFHGRTMAALSITSSKIVQRRYYAPLLSEVTHINYPYCYRCVFNLTHPKCNLYCLNYLKDVLFNKTVPPEEVAALIIEPIQGEGGYVVPPPDYLPALRKLCDEFGILLVVDEVQSGMGRTGKMFAAEHWKVVPDITCIAKGIASGMPLSAIVAKASIMDKWVAGAHANTFGGNPVACAAAMKTIELLENGLVENARKMGDYFMKELNSLKNKYKFIGDVRGKGLMIGVEIVKDKKTRAKNPDRRSRIVNYCFKHGLIIMGCGDSSIRFSPPLIITKEDIDIALEIFEQALKKS